The region CATGCATTAGCGCCTTAGTTTATTTCAAAACTTTAAAGAACCTTTTACGCATGCATACTGTGGGCTTCAACTTGAGTAGAGAGCGCACTCGCATGtactataaagttttttttatttgacgtactatctctgtttcatattgtagtACTTTCTagatttgtctaaattcatcacttgatgaatttatataatttatatatatatatatctagattcattaacatctatataaatctaggcaagactagaaagtcttacattgtgaaacgaagggagtagttgattttatgtttaCGTGGGACTATTCATCTGATTTAAAatcttatataattatcaattattttgttatgaattaatttactattatagaaattttaagcATGGCTTATACACCGtagtttttcatatttaaataaaaattttgaataagacgaacgtatattcaaaattcaacGGGCATCAAATATAACCATCCAGGAGGTATACGTTGAGTGTGGCGATGGTGTGTTGCGTGTGCGTCATCCGGAAATCAGGCCCAGTTGAACTATACACTACTAAAGTTGCCGTTATTCATGGCATCGTTATTCATGGCATTTGATGggatcgccggcgccggcgccgttgaggtcgtcttcgtcgtcggGCTTGTCCCACTCGGAGTAGACGTCGAGGAAGTAGAGCGCGCAGACCATGGAGAGGCAGGCGGCGAACATGGGGATGGGCCCGAAGAGCCAGAGGAAGACGGGGCATGAGAAGTAGAAAGCACGGATGCCGAGCGACCAGAAGTAGCTGCCGCGGTTGAGCGCCGCGGTCACGTAGTCGACGGCGAGCCCCGGCCGCCGGAGGCGGTGCGCCTGCAGCGGCACGTTGACGAGGAACCCCGTGTGGCTGTAGTACCGGATGGACTGCACGTTGAGGAGGAATGCGACGAGGAAGCAGACGAGGATGGCGAAGAACTTGACGGACAGCGCcgtctcgccggcggcgccgacgaggagctcgccgccgccggagccagAGAAGATGGTGTGCGCGACGCCGCTGGCCatgagcgcggcgacgagggagcTGAGGGTGATGGCGACGGAGGCGAGCACGGTGGAGGCCATGATGCTGTTCCGCATCGTCTGCACCGCCAGCACGGCGTGCTTCCCCGACGGCTCCTCCATGACGTGGCGCACCCAGATGCGGCGGTTGATGGCGTTGATGCCGATCACGgtggtcgccggccgccgccggatgCGGAGGAGGAGCCACGCGTGGTAGCTCGCCATGATCGCCAGCCCCAGCGGCACCAGCACGTAGTCCAGCTGCACCATCACcatgatctctctctctcctcactgTCACTCTCTCTGCTGCTTGATTCtagctcgtcgccgtcgttgaCGACACAAGGACGTACGTAGTGGCCGGATCggctacgtacgtacgtgctcgATCACTATGGAGGCTGGAGTGGAGTCTTGCTACTGGAGCATTAGTATTTATGCTGGACTTGCTAGGAATGTACGTGGTGCTACGTCCTGTCCAGATACATGGTGACAGACTGACTGACTGACAGGAACTCGATCAACCATCGCATCCTGCTTCTTGATCGATCAAGTGCTTCCCACGTTTGAAAAACTCAAAAGTACCTTGTACTGCGCTGGTGCTGGCCACATGTGCAGGATTTTGCTACCTAAGTGGCTGGCTGTTTAGATCCACGGattttttagtcatttgtcatatcggatgtttagatgttaattaggagtattaaatatagactgataacaaaattaattgcataaataaaagctattttattagataaatttttaagcctaattaatccacgattagcaaatgtttactgtattatcacattcactaatcatggactaattaggctcaatagattcgtctcgcgaaatagtccagaatatatggtggattttattaataatctatatttaatatttttaattattgtccaaacattcgatataacagtaacttaaaaaaagttggagGGAACAAACAGAGAAACCATTGCTAAGTGCGCCGGCAACCTGCTATTTAGTTAGATATATAAATGCGAATGTTGTTTCTGCCGTCATTACCCACTTTCAGTGGCGGAGGACGGAGGACGAACAGAAAATGAGAT is a window of Oryza brachyantha chromosome 8, ObraRS2, whole genome shotgun sequence DNA encoding:
- the LOC102720900 gene encoding uncharacterized protein LOC102720900 encodes the protein MVMVQLDYVLVPLGLAIMASYHAWLLLRIRRRPATTVIGINAINRRIWVRHVMEEPSGKHAVLAVQTMRNSIMASTVLASVAITLSSLVAALMASGVAHTIFSGSGGGELLVGAAGETALSVKFFAILVCFLVAFLLNVQSIRYYSHTGFLVNVPLQAHRLRRPGLAVDYVTAALNRGSYFWSLGIRAFYFSCPVFLWLFGPIPMFAACLSMVCALYFLDVYSEWDKPDDEDDLNGAGAGDPIKCHE